In a genomic window of Spirochaetaceae bacterium:
- a CDS encoding ABC transporter permease subunit, whose translation MAEPLAGRRPLAARLRKTLAHNWQLYVLVALPLVYLVVFHYFPMYGAQLAFKKYRAALGIWGSEWIGFDHFVAFFKSFQFQRIVRNTISISAYSLVAGFPVPIILAIALNNSQARGFKKTVQLVTYAPHFISTVVMCGMIIQFLSPNVGIVNKFIAAFGLQPIGFMGRPEWFQTIYVFSGIWQQAGYASIIFLAALASVSPELHEAAIVDGAGMLQRNWHIDLPAIMPTAIILLILNVGNLMSVGFEKVFLLQNTMNLETSEVIQTFVYKRGIAWQPPNFSYAAAVGLFNSVVNLVLLVAVNALARRVSGTSLW comes from the coding sequence TTGGCCGAGCCGCTGGCCGGCAGGCGTCCGCTTGCCGCCCGGTTGCGCAAGACGCTGGCCCACAACTGGCAGCTCTACGTGCTGGTGGCGCTGCCGCTGGTGTACCTGGTCGTCTTCCACTACTTCCCGATGTACGGGGCGCAACTGGCGTTCAAGAAGTACCGCGCAGCGCTCGGCATCTGGGGCAGCGAGTGGATCGGCTTCGATCACTTCGTCGCGTTCTTCAAGTCGTTCCAGTTCCAGCGCATCGTGCGCAACACCATCAGCATCAGCGCCTACTCGCTGGTGGCCGGGTTCCCGGTGCCGATCATCCTGGCGATCGCGCTCAACAACAGCCAGGCGCGGGGCTTCAAGAAGACGGTGCAACTCGTCACCTACGCGCCGCACTTCATCTCCACGGTGGTGATGTGCGGCATGATCATCCAGTTCCTGTCGCCGAACGTGGGCATCGTCAACAAGTTCATCGCCGCGTTCGGGCTGCAGCCGATCGGCTTCATGGGGCGACCGGAGTGGTTCCAGACCATCTACGTGTTCTCCGGCATCTGGCAGCAGGCGGGCTACGCGTCGATCATCTTCCTGGCCGCGCTGGCCTCGGTGTCGCCGGAGTTGCACGAGGCGGCGATCGTGGACGGCGCCGGCATGCTGCAGCGCAACTGGCACATCGACCTGCCCGCCATCATGCCCACCGCGATCATCCTGCTGATCCTCAACGTCGGCAACCTGATGAGCGTCGGTTTCGAGAAGGTGTTCCTGCTGCAGAACACCATGAACCTGGAAACCAGCGAGGTGATCCAGACCTTCGTCTACAAGCGCGGCATCGCCTGGCAGCCGCCCAACTTCTCCTACGCGGCGGCGGTGGGGCTGTTCAACTCGGTGGTCAACCTGGTCCTGCTGGTGGCGGTGAACGCCCTGGCGCGGCGGGTCAGCGGCACCAGCCTGTGGTAG
- a CDS encoding homocysteine S-methyltransferase family protein has product MTGSSTGSPPAPAAVRQSLLEAITERVLLADGAMGTQLQQAGLEPGGCGEIWNVDNPDPVLAIQRAYVEAGSDCLLTNTFGACRIMLERHSFDDRVAQINARGVAVARAAFAGRPGFVIGDIGPFGGLMEPYGDIAQDAVRDAFREQAAALVDAGADAIIVETQTSLEEIGLGIAAAREAGAPCVIGSMAFDLNRNGKDVRTMMGVTVEQAAEVLQEAGADILAINCGTGIGMAWAARILARYRCASDLPLMAKPNNGLPELVDMEVVYRQTPEEMLVGLDDVLAAGARIVGGCCGTTAVHIRRLRAALDARTA; this is encoded by the coding sequence ATGACAGGTTCAAGCACCGGTAGCCCGCCGGCGCCGGCCGCCGTGCGGCAGTCTCTGCTGGAGGCGATCACCGAGCGCGTGCTGCTCGCCGATGGGGCGATGGGCACGCAACTGCAGCAGGCCGGCCTGGAGCCGGGAGGCTGCGGCGAGATATGGAACGTGGACAACCCCGATCCCGTGCTGGCCATCCAGCGCGCCTACGTGGAGGCGGGATCGGACTGTCTGCTCACCAACACCTTCGGAGCGTGCCGCATCATGCTGGAGCGGCACTCGTTCGACGACCGGGTGGCGCAGATCAACGCCCGCGGGGTGGCGGTGGCGCGCGCGGCGTTCGCCGGCAGGCCGGGCTTCGTGATCGGCGACATCGGGCCGTTCGGCGGGCTGATGGAGCCGTACGGCGACATTGCGCAGGACGCCGTGCGCGACGCGTTCCGCGAGCAGGCGGCGGCGCTGGTCGACGCCGGGGCCGACGCGATCATCGTCGAAACGCAAACCTCGCTGGAGGAGATCGGCCTCGGCATCGCGGCGGCCCGGGAGGCGGGCGCGCCGTGCGTGATCGGGTCTATGGCGTTCGACCTGAACCGCAACGGCAAGGACGTGCGCACCATGATGGGCGTGACGGTGGAACAGGCCGCCGAAGTGCTGCAGGAGGCGGGCGCCGACATCCTGGCGATCAACTGCGGCACCGGCATCGGCATGGCCTGGGCGGCGCGCATCCTGGCGCGCTACCGCTGTGCGTCCGACCTGCCGCTGATGGCCAAGCCCAACAACGGCCTGCCGGAACTGGTCGACATGGAAGTGGTGTACCGGCAGACGCCGGAGGAGATGCTGGTCGGCCTCGACGACGTGCTCGCCGCCGGGGCGCGCATCGTGGGCGGCTGCTGCGGCACCACCGCCGTGCACATCCGTCGCCTCCGCGCCGCGCTCGACGCCCGCACCGCGTAA
- a CDS encoding carbohydrate ABC transporter permease, with protein sequence MIADQHDRRDPQSAARRGIRLSHGDRVYSLFNHLFLAFALLIVLYPLVYIVSSSFSSVKAVLSGHVWLWPVDLSLDGYRAVINYSKTWIGYANTLVYTVAGTAINVVLTILAAYPLSRRDMAGRGFIMFLMTFTLLFHGGLIPVYVLIQKLGIMNTRWAMLLPSAMAVWNVIITRTYYQSYVPSELLEAAKIDGASDFSFVWRVVIPLSGAITAVNVLFYAVGHWNSYFPALLYLHDQNLFPLQLFLRQVLIINDIDTDMMQDLDAALIDEGRLGLMELIKFAIIIVASVPVLCIYPFVQKHFIKGVMIGSLKG encoded by the coding sequence ATGATCGCCGACCAGCACGACCGGCGCGACCCGCAATCTGCCGCACGGCGCGGCATCCGCCTGTCGCACGGCGACCGCGTCTACTCGCTGTTCAACCACCTGTTCCTGGCGTTCGCGCTGCTGATCGTGCTGTATCCGCTGGTGTACATCGTCAGCTCGTCGTTCAGCTCGGTGAAGGCGGTGCTGAGCGGGCACGTGTGGCTGTGGCCGGTCGACCTGTCGCTGGACGGCTACCGGGCCGTGATCAATTACTCGAAGACCTGGATCGGCTACGCCAACACGCTGGTGTACACGGTGGCGGGCACCGCCATCAACGTGGTGCTGACGATCCTGGCCGCCTATCCGCTGTCGCGGCGCGACATGGCCGGGCGCGGCTTCATCATGTTCCTGATGACCTTCACCCTGCTGTTCCACGGCGGGCTGATCCCGGTCTACGTGCTGATCCAGAAGCTGGGCATCATGAACACCCGCTGGGCGATGCTGCTGCCGAGCGCGATGGCGGTGTGGAACGTGATCATCACCCGCACCTACTACCAGTCCTACGTGCCGAGCGAGCTGCTGGAGGCCGCCAAGATCGACGGCGCCAGCGACTTCTCGTTCGTGTGGCGGGTAGTGATCCCGCTGTCGGGCGCCATCACCGCGGTGAACGTGCTGTTCTACGCGGTCGGGCACTGGAACTCCTACTTCCCCGCGCTGCTCTACCTGCACGACCAGAACCTGTTTCCGCTGCAGCTCTTCCTGCGCCAGGTGCTGATCATCAACGACATCGACACCGACATGATGCAGGATCTGGACGCGGCGCTGATCGACGAGGGCCGGCTCGGGTTGATGGAGCTGATCAAGTTCGCCATCATCATCGTGGCCAGCGTGCCGGTGCTGTGCATCTACCCGTTCGTACAGAAGCACTTCATCAAGGGGGTCATGATAGGCTCCCTGAAAGGCTGA
- a CDS encoding amidase yields the protein MGDVDLCLRSATELAALVRSRELRAAELLAAHLEQIERLNPRVNAICTLDAEGAAAAAARVDEELAAGAEPGPLAGLPVAVKDLVDVAGLPTTRGSPLYRDAVAEHDDLMVARMRAAGAVIVGKSNVPEFGAGSHTFNTVFGVTRNPYDLARSAGGSSGGGAAALASGMVALADGSDYGGSIRNPPNFNSVVGLRTTPGRVPRVPAGAAPGGDPWETLSVTGPMGRTVADAALLLSVIAGPDRRDPISILEPGAPFAHVAARDLTGCRVAYSRDLGMLPVEPAVTDAIDRAIPLLVDLGCIVEETHPDLSGGAEAFDTIRALRFAADHAATLRDHRDQLKDTVIWNIERGLALTTDQVVRAHQLRAEQFMRMSAFLERFEVLILPVSQVLPFPVEVDWPRSVNGVPMATYIDWMQSCSLITMTSHPALSLPCGFTPEGLPVGAQIVGRYRGEADLLAFAAAWEAALAVSSRRPTLASLDSLFGTDRGRIKVVGDIIEPIDVEWEALREDAGDAGA from the coding sequence TTGGGAGATGTCGATCTGTGCCTGCGGTCCGCTACCGAGTTGGCGGCGCTGGTACGCTCGCGCGAGTTGCGCGCCGCCGAACTGCTGGCGGCGCACCTGGAGCAGATCGAGCGGCTCAACCCGCGCGTCAACGCCATCTGCACGCTCGATGCCGAGGGTGCGGCCGCGGCCGCGGCCCGTGTCGACGAAGAGCTGGCGGCCGGGGCGGAGCCGGGGCCGCTGGCCGGGCTGCCGGTCGCGGTCAAGGACCTGGTCGACGTGGCCGGCCTGCCCACCACCCGCGGCTCGCCGCTCTACCGCGATGCCGTAGCCGAGCACGACGACCTGATGGTGGCCCGCATGCGGGCGGCCGGCGCCGTCATCGTGGGCAAGAGCAACGTGCCCGAGTTCGGCGCCGGCTCGCACACCTTCAATACCGTGTTCGGGGTGACCCGCAACCCGTACGACCTGGCGCGGTCGGCCGGCGGCAGCAGCGGGGGCGGCGCCGCGGCGCTGGCCAGCGGCATGGTCGCACTGGCCGACGGCAGCGACTACGGCGGCTCCATCCGCAACCCGCCCAACTTCAACTCCGTGGTGGGTCTGCGCACCACGCCGGGGCGCGTGCCCCGGGTGCCGGCCGGCGCGGCGCCGGGCGGCGACCCGTGGGAGACGCTGAGCGTGACCGGACCGATGGGCCGCACCGTGGCCGATGCCGCCCTGCTGTTGAGCGTGATCGCCGGCCCCGACCGGCGCGATCCGATCTCGATCCTCGAACCGGGAGCCCCGTTCGCCCATGTAGCCGCACGTGACCTCACCGGTTGCCGGGTCGCCTACAGCCGCGATCTGGGCATGCTGCCGGTGGAGCCCGCCGTCACCGATGCGATTGACCGGGCGATCCCCCTGCTCGTCGACCTCGGCTGCATCGTGGAAGAGACGCACCCCGACCTGTCCGGCGGCGCCGAGGCGTTCGACACCATTCGCGCGCTGCGCTTCGCCGCCGACCACGCCGCCACGCTGCGCGACCACCGCGACCAGCTCAAGGACACCGTGATCTGGAATATCGAACGCGGCCTGGCCTTGACCACGGACCAGGTTGTCCGTGCGCACCAGTTGCGCGCCGAGCAGTTCATGCGCATGAGCGCGTTCCTGGAGCGGTTCGAAGTGCTGATCCTGCCGGTGTCCCAGGTGCTGCCGTTCCCGGTCGAGGTGGACTGGCCGCGCTCCGTCAACGGCGTGCCGATGGCCACTTACATCGACTGGATGCAGAGCTGCTCCCTGATCACCATGACCTCCCACCCGGCGCTGTCGCTGCCGTGCGGCTTCACGCCCGAGGGCCTGCCGGTGGGCGCCCAGATCGTCGGCCGGTACCGCGGCGAGGCCGACCTGCTGGCCTTCGCCGCCGCCTGGGAGGCCGCCCTGGCAGTCTCCTCCCGCCGCCCCACCCTCGCGTCCTTGGACAGTCTATTCGGCACGGACCGCGGTCGCATCAAGGTGGTGGGCGACATCATCGAGCCGATCGACGTGGAGTGGGAAGCGCTACGCGAAGACGCAGGAGACGCAGGCGCATGA
- a CDS encoding ATP-binding protein, protein MIEPTLEVSLSNELREIAGVAARIDQFCAAHELTPGVSYALNLSIDEILTNTISYGYDDDGPHRIEVIVSLEEDALAVVIVDDSMPFDLGLAPERDLDLSLEDTALGGLGLYLVHQMMDGVDYRREGGCNVVTLIKKVRGEGGRDAGTDG, encoded by the coding sequence ATGATCGAACCGACGCTGGAAGTCTCGCTCTCCAACGAGCTGCGTGAGATCGCCGGCGTGGCAGCGCGAATCGACCAGTTTTGTGCCGCCCACGAGCTGACGCCCGGGGTGTCCTATGCGCTGAACCTGTCGATCGACGAGATCCTCACCAACACGATCAGCTACGGATACGACGACGATGGACCGCACCGGATCGAGGTCATCGTGAGCCTGGAGGAAGATGCGCTGGCGGTGGTGATCGTGGACGACAGCATGCCGTTCGACCTGGGGCTGGCGCCGGAACGCGACCTGGACCTCTCGCTGGAGGACACGGCGCTCGGCGGTCTCGGCCTGTACCTGGTGCACCAGATGATGGACGGTGTCGATTATCGCCGCGAGGGGGGTTGCAACGTCGTTACCCTGATCAAGAAGGTGCGCGGGGAAGGCGGGCGGGACGCCGGGACGGACGGCTGA
- a CDS encoding aminotransferase class I/II-fold pyridoxal phosphate-dependent enzyme: MEQWSPAGGAPPFTRLVASLDAANPFVGPEALERSTGHRFRARVGANESAFGMSPRARAAAAGALERLSWYGDPENHDLRADLAAHHGVGADQVLVGAGIDDLLALVVRAFAADGGRAAMPRGSYATFAYHAATFGVALATAPYRADDHVDLAALAAQARASEADRRRAAAGAGGGGATVVYLANPDNPSGTWQPDAAVREFLADLPANCIVVLDEAYVDYAPTAPARRLLTGDARVVTMRTFSKAHGMAGARVAYAVGAAKVCAGLDRLRLQFGVSRVAQEAARAALADQAFVSEVARRVAAGRDAYHQLGRALGVPTVPSATNFVCFDLGSRPRAEAVMAALIARGVFVRKPPAPPLDRCIRLTVGTAEELEIVAVELREVLNEVPDRPEGGRPEG, translated from the coding sequence GTGGAGCAGTGGAGTCCGGCGGGCGGAGCGCCGCCGTTTACGCGCCTGGTAGCCAGTCTGGACGCGGCCAATCCGTTCGTCGGTCCCGAGGCGCTGGAACGCTCCACCGGACATCGGTTCCGCGCCCGCGTCGGCGCCAACGAGAGCGCGTTCGGCATGTCGCCGCGCGCCCGCGCGGCGGCGGCCGGCGCCCTCGAGCGGCTGTCCTGGTACGGCGACCCCGAGAACCACGATCTGCGCGCCGACCTCGCCGCCCACCACGGGGTGGGGGCCGACCAGGTACTGGTGGGCGCCGGCATCGACGACCTGCTCGCGCTGGTGGTGCGTGCGTTCGCCGCCGATGGCGGACGGGCGGCGATGCCGCGCGGCTCCTACGCCACGTTCGCATACCACGCCGCCACGTTTGGAGTAGCGCTCGCCACCGCGCCCTACCGCGCCGACGACCACGTGGACCTGGCCGCGCTTGCGGCGCAGGCGCGGGCGAGCGAGGCCGACCGCCGGCGCGCCGCCGCCGGTGCGGGAGGCGGCGGGGCAACCGTGGTGTACCTGGCAAACCCGGACAATCCCTCCGGCACGTGGCAGCCCGATGCCGCGGTGCGCGAGTTTCTCGCGGACCTGCCGGCCAACTGCATCGTGGTGCTCGACGAGGCCTACGTGGACTACGCGCCGACCGCCCCCGCCCGCCGGCTGCTCACCGGCGATGCGCGCGTGGTCACCATGCGCACGTTTTCGAAGGCGCACGGCATGGCGGGGGCGCGGGTGGCGTATGCGGTCGGCGCTGCGAAGGTGTGCGCCGGCCTCGACCGGCTGCGCCTGCAATTCGGTGTGAGCCGTGTCGCGCAGGAGGCGGCGCGCGCCGCGCTCGCCGACCAGGCGTTCGTATCGGAGGTGGCGCGGCGGGTGGCTGCAGGCCGCGATGCGTACCACCAACTCGGACGCGCGCTCGGCGTGCCGACCGTGCCGTCGGCGACCAACTTCGTGTGCTTCGACCTCGGCAGCCGCCCGCGCGCGGAGGCGGTGATGGCGGCGCTCATCGCGCGCGGCGTATTCGTACGCAAGCCGCCGGCGCCGCCGCTGGACCGCTGCATCCGCCTTACCGTGGGCACCGCGGAGGAACTCGAAATCGTCGCCGTGGAGCTGCGCGAGGTGCTCAACGAGGTGCCGGACAGGCCCGAGGGAGGCCGGCCCGAGGGATGA